A genomic region of Metopolophium dirhodum isolate CAU chromosome 1, ASM1992520v1, whole genome shotgun sequence contains the following coding sequences:
- the LOC132945613 gene encoding uncharacterized protein LOC132945613 → MGACTISKIVHEVCLVIWEEFVHDFMPVPTKQHWEKVAKDYYNRWGFPNCIGSLDGKHCQIKCPKNSGSSYFNYLKYFSLVLQGVADADKKFLTVEVGARGKQSDGGTFASSALFHLMDSNSLNVPPEKNLPGTNIKVPHVLIGDEAYPLKPYLMRPFPSRTLTPAKERFNDNLSRARKCIECTFGILRAKWRLLGKEIEVSSKKAVIIIKCMCLLHNIVREKDGDTDLDYCNVMLDTHNNYWENENLNQRARGTNALQRAKEVRDAFVDYFLNNAS, encoded by the coding sequence ATGGGTGCATGTACCATATCAAAGATTGTTCATGAAGTTTGTCTAGTCATATGGGAAGAATTTGTACATGACTTTATGCCAGTTCCTACAAAACAACATTGGGAAAAAGTTGCTAAGGACTATTATAATCGATGGGGTTTTCCGAACTGCATTGGGTCTTTAGATGGGAAACATTGCCAAATTAAGTGTCCAAAAAATTCAGGATCGAGCTACTTCAATTATCTCAAATACTTTTCATTGGTTCTACAAGGAGTTGCAGATGCAGACAAAAAGTTTTTGACAGTTGAGGTAGGAGCAAGAGGAAAGCAGAGCGATGGAGGAACATTTGCATCTTCGGCACTTTTTCATTTAATGGATAGTAATAGTTTAAATGTACCACctgaaaaaaatttaccagGAACAAATATCAAGGTACCTCATGTTTTAATCGGAGATGAAGCCTACCCGTTAAAGCCATATTTAATGAGACCTTTTCCTTCCCGAACCTTAACACCGGCAAAAGAacgttttaatgataatttatcaaGAGCGCGTAAATGTATTGAATGTACATTTGGAATATTACGTGCCAAATGGAGATTGCTTGGAAAGGAGATCGAGGTCAGTTCAAAAAAAgccgtaattataattaaatgtatgtgTTTATTGCATAACATTGTCAGAGAAAAAGATGGCGATACTGATTTAGACTATTGTAATGTTATGTTGGACACACATAACAATTATtgggaaaatgaaaatttaaatcaacgAGCAAGAGGTACAAATGCTCTTCAAAGGGCAAAAGAAGTAAGAGATGCATTCgtggattattttttaaataacgcaTCATGA
- the LOC132945622 gene encoding uncharacterized protein LOC132945622: IGNEIKAKWKNLKDKFRKELQKEPVRRSGDGGSDYKSKWQFFNQMMFVKDSLMPSCLSGNLVTAEEQNIQSPIFEETNDDGHCIESDIDVMGTSSITDVLSPSAESTKHSLSMPKSKKKKRRADEDDTHTFLELEKQKIAILQRAQERETKTNDDPDAQFLLSFLPYIKEFDPLEKLEVRTQIQNVVLNAYRMKKNVHQNNYQPYLLPSSTAAFPFTTNESSQWVLPNNTTTTRSNSIDQNVPITSSLRNNQNSELMLPVNNQTTELMLPVNSQDPYNHILPEPF; the protein is encoded by the coding sequence ataggtaatgaAATAAAAGCTAAGTGGAAAAACTTAAAAGACAAATTTAGAAAAGAGTTGCAAAAAGAACCAGTTCGTCGTTCTGGTGATGGTGGTAGTGATTACAAATCAAAATGGCAATTTTTCAATCAGATGATGTTTGTTAAAGATTCATTAATGCCCAGTTGTTTGTCCGGAAATCTTGTTACTGCAGAAGAGCAAAATATCCAATCACCTATATTTGAGGAAACTAACGATGATGGTCACTGCATCGAAAGCGATATTGATGTAATGGGTACTAGTAGTATAACTGACGTATTATCACCCTCAGCTGAATCAACAAAACATTCACTTTCTATgccaaaatccaaaaaaaagaaaaggcGCGCCGATGAAGACGACACTCACACATTTTTGGAactggaaaaacaaaaaatagctATACTTCAAAGAGCACAGGAACGAgaaactaaaacaaatgatgATCCAGATGCACAGTTCCTATTAAGTTTCCTACCATACATTAAAGAATTTGATCCACTAGAAAAACTGGAGGTAAGGACTCAAATTCAGAATGTAGTGTTGAATGCCtatagaatgaaaaaaaatgttcatcaaaataattaccAGCCTTATCTACTCCCTTCATCAACCGCAGCCTTTCCGTTTACAACTAACGAATCATCTCAGTGGGTTTTACCTAACAACACTACTACAACTAGGTCCAACTCCATTGATCAAAATGTACCGATTACTTCAAGTTTGAGAAATAATCAGAATTCTGAGTTAATGTTGCCGGTAAATAATCAGACTACTGAGTTAATGTTGCCGGTAAATAGTCAAGATCCTTATAATCATATTCTACCGGaaccattttga
- the LOC132945631 gene encoding uncharacterized protein LOC132945631 → MKTNEALGLVSEEISKLGLSLAVNKTEAVLFTNKYKYTNPNIILNGQPVEIKQQMKYLGMVIDWRLLFKAHICEASKKAEKIANQLGRLMPNTGGPKQLRRKLYVAVTQSVLLYGAPSWAGTLEYVAGNVEQINRVQRKVLLRSICAYRTVSGTAANILSGMPPADLLAIERRALFDERKSGRTEDMPPHAKMIATWRKRINESQTGSWTKLLIPDIESWCSRRHGYLDFHVTQLLSGHGCSGQYLNKIGKEECSKCHHCQNENDTAEHTLFECPAWDEDRRELASVSDLGVALNPGGIVPFMLSGPQGWEALATYARRVLSAKEIAEREREKPGGPRGRRLR, encoded by the coding sequence ATGAAGACCAACGAGGCACTGGGACTCGTTTCCGAAGAGATTAGTAAGCTTGGGCTATCGTTGGCGGTGAACAAGACGGAGGCGGTGTTGTTcactaataagtataaatatacgaacccaaatattatactcaacgGACAGCCGGTGGAAATAAAGCAGCAAATGAAATATTTGGGGATGGTGATCGACTGGAGGTTACTGTTCAAGGCGCACATATGCGAAGCCTCCAAGAAAGCAGAGAAGATAGCGAACCAGCTAGGGCGCCTGATGCCCAATACCGGTGGCCCGAAACAACTGAGAAGGAAGCTGTACGTAGCAGTAACACAGTCTGTGTTGTTGTACGGCGCTCCCTCTTGGGCCGGCACACTAGAGTACGTAGCCGGAAACGTAGAGCAAATTAACCGTGTACAGCGCAAGGTACTTCTCAGAAGTATATGCGCTTACCGCACGGTATCAGGTACTGCCGCAAACATCTTGTCTGGCATGCCTCCAGCCGACCTTCTGGCAATCGAACGCAGAGCGTTGTTCGATGAAAGGAAGTCCGGCCGTACCGAAGATATGCCCCCCCACGCGAAGATGATTGCGACATGGCGCAAGCGCATAAACGAATCTCAAACCGGTAGCTGGACTAAGCTCCTGATACCGGACATCGAGTCGTGGTGTAGCAGGCGGCATGGATACCTAGATTTCCATGTCACCCAGTTGCTATCTGGACACGGCTGCTCCGGGCAGTATCTGAATAAGATCGGCAAAGAAGAGTGTAGCAAGTGTCATCACTGCCAGAATGAGAATGACACGGCAGAGCACACGCTCTTTGAATGTCCAGCGTGGGACGAAGACAGGAGGGAGTTGGCAAGCGTGTCTGACTTAGGAGTGGCACTGAATCCAGGAGGCATCGTCCCGTTTATGCTGTCTGGTCCGCAAGGGTGGGAAGCTCTCGCAACGTATGCACGAAGGGTCCTCTCAGCCAAGGAAATAGCTGAACGCGAAAGAGAAAAGCCGGGTGGCCCACGCGGCAGAAGACTAAGATAA